The genomic window GAAACTTACTTTTTAATTTTATCTTTTAAAAAGGAGGAAAGAAAATGGCAATGTGGATTGGAATTAATAGGAAAGCGCGCGTTTGTTATGGTTTTGATGATATTTCTCTTGTTCCTGGAACTGTTACTTTAAATCCTGAAGAGGTTGATATAAGTACTCAAATCTGTTCTTACAAACTTGATATTCCTGTTTTTGCTGCTGCAATGGATGGTGTTGTTGACCCTAAATTTGCAGTTTTATTTGGGAAATTTGGAGGAATTGCAGTTTTAAATTTAATGGGAATCTATACAAGATATAATGACCCCTACTCAGTAATTGAAAAAATAATTTCCTCTTCTCCTGAGGAATCAACTCAAATTATTCAGAATGTTTATAAAGAACCTGTTAAAGAAAATTTGATAGAGGAAAGAATACATGAAATAAAAAAAAGTGGAGTTATATGTGCAGTAAGTTGTATTCCTCAATATGCAGAAAGGTATCTTGAAATTGCTCAGAGCAGTGGAGTTGATATTTTTGTTGTTCAATCAACTGTAACGACTGTAAAACATATTTCAACAAAATATAAACCACTCGACCTTTACTCATTCTGTAAAAAAGCCAAGGTTCCAATCATTGCTGGTAACTGTGTAACTTTTGAGGTTGCCATTGAACTTATGGATACAGGAGTTTCTGGAATACTTATTGGAATAGGTCCTGGAGCTGCCTGTACGACAAGAGAGGTTCTTGGAATTGGAGTTCCACAGGTAACTGCAACTTCTGATTGTGCTGCTGCAAGGGATTTTTATTTTAAAAAGACAGGTAGATATGTTCCGATTATTACAGATGGGGGGATGGTAACAAGTGGAGATATATGTAAGGCATTTGCCTGCGGTGCAGATGCTGTTATGATTGGTTCTGCTTTTGTAAAAGCGGTTGAATCTC from bacterium includes these protein-coding regions:
- a CDS encoding GuaB3 family IMP dehydrogenase-related protein encodes the protein MAMWIGINRKARVCYGFDDISLVPGTVTLNPEEVDISTQICSYKLDIPVFAAAMDGVVDPKFAVLFGKFGGIAVLNLMGIYTRYNDPYSVIEKIISSSPEESTQIIQNVYKEPVKENLIEERIHEIKKSGVICAVSCIPQYAERYLEIAQSSGVDIFVVQSTVTTVKHISTKYKPLDLYSFCKKAKVPIIAGNCVTFEVAIELMDTGVSGILIGIGPGAACTTREVLGIGVPQVTATSDCAAARDFYFKKTGRYVPIITDGGMVTSGDICKAFACGADAVMIGSAFVKAVESPGKGYHWGMATSDENLPRGTRIKVGTTGTLKEILFGPAKVDDGSQNLMGALKLSMASLGAKNIKEMQLVEIAIAPSVKTEGKIYQSVKKLQREK